GATCGTCTCGTGATGTTGGCGCAGGGCGGCGTGCCGGTGGCGTCGTTGCCCGACGGTGGCGAGCTCGTTGGCGACGTGTCCGCCACGGTGGACGAAGAGACCTGGCAGCGCTTGGTCACTGCCTTCTTCGAGAGCTGACCGAAACAACGCACAGGAAGGTGTGCCGTGACCCGCTCAATTCCGATTCTACTGGCGATGGTACTGGTATCCGGCGTTGCGCAAGCAGCGTCGCCTGACAACGCGGAGTGTCTCACCTGTCACGACGCGAAGAAACGAGGGGTCACGGGCAAGGCTGCCGTCGACATGGGGGCGTACGGGAAATCCGTACACGCCGACGTGGCCTGCGTGGAATGCCACACGGACGCCAAGGGCGACTCCTGCAAGAAGGGGCTGGCCAAGGCGACGTGTGGCGGCTGCCACGAGAAGGAACAGAAGCAGTTCGCGATCAGCGCCCACGGCGCCGCCAAGACCAAGGGCGGCGCCGCGGCCGTTTCCTGCTCGAACTGCCACGGCACGCACGACACGCTGAAGAAGACGAACCCGAAGAGCTCGGTCTATCCCAAGAATCAGCCTGCGACGTGCGCCGAGTGCCACGAGAAGAAGGACGGAAAGAAGTCCGGGTTCCACCTCGATACGTACCTGCAGAGCGCTCACTGGCAGGGCGTGGCGAAGGACGGCCTGGTGGTCTCCGCAACCTGCGTGAGCTGCCACGGCAACCACGACATGCGTGGCAAGGCGGACGCGAAGTCCACCATCAGTCGCGCGAACGTTCCGAATACCTGTGGCAAGTGCCACGAAGGCATCACCGAGAAGTACTTCACCGGCGTACACGGGCAAGCGCTCAAGCGCGGTAGCTCGGACACGCCCATCTGCACGGACTGCCACGGCGACCACGGCATTCGTGACCACGAGGACCCGAAGTCCAGTGTGTTTGCGACCACCGTGAGCAAGATGACGTGCCCGCAGTGCCACAAGGCGGAGTACATCAACCGCAAGTACGGGCTGCCCACCGGACAGGTGGAGAGCTACGAAAAGACGTTCCATGGCCTGGCGGACCAGTTCGGTGACGCCACCGTCGCCAACTGCGCGAGCTGTCACGGCGCGCACCAGATCCTGCCGCCTTCGGACCCGCGCAGCAGCGTGAACGCGGCGAATCTGCCGGAGACCTGCGGCAAGTGCCATCCCGGCGCGGGCCCGAACTTCGCCAAGGGCAGCGCGCACGAGCCGGCCGCCAAGGCCGCCATTGGCGCGACCGCGGTGAACTGGGTGCGTTGGGTCTACATCGGCATCATCGCCGTGAGCCTATCTGGCATGTTCTTGCACAATGCCCTCGACTACTACGCCACCCTGCGTGAGCGCTATCGCGCGAACAAGGGCAAGAAGCGCTACCAGCGCTTCACCGTGGGCGAGCGCATTCAGCACCTTGTGCTGGTGTTGACCTTCGGCGTGCTGGTGTTCACGGGCTTTGCGCTCAAGTACCCGGATGCCTTCTGGGTGAAGCCTATACTGAACTCTCAGTTCGGGTTCTTGGCTCGAGGCTACGCGCACCGCGTGGCGGCGGTGGCCTTCATGGTCGCGTCGCTCTACCACGTGTACTACCTGATCGTGACGAGCCGCGGGCGGAGTCAGCTCAAGGCGATGATTCCGGGCAAGAAGGACGCAGCCGATGCCTGGCACCAGATCAAGTACTACCTGGGCCTGGCAGAGAAGCCCGCGTTCTTCGAGCGCTTCACCTACGCCGAGAAGTTCGAATACCTGGCGCTGATCTGGGGCTCGATCGTGATGATCGTGACCGGGCTCATCTTGTGGTTCGAGGAAGGCGCCTTGGGATGGCTGCCCAAGTGGGGTTGGGACATCGCCGACATCATCCACCTATACGAGGCGTGGCTGGCGTCGATGTCGATCCTGATCTGGCACCTCTATCACGTGGCCTTCAAGCCCAGCGGCCACGGCGTCAGCATGGTCATGGCCACCGGCGACATGACCGAAGAAGAGATGAAGCACGAGCATCCGGCAGAGCTCGAGACGCTGAAGGCGAGCGACGCCGAGCAGTCCGAACAAGATAGCGAGGCCCACCATGGCAAAGGCACTTCGTACCAGCCCGTGTGAATGGGCCCTGGTGCTCTTGGCCGTGGTCGCGACCGGCTGCGGGAGCCCTGCTGAAGGGGCTCCCGCGACCCAGAGCAAGTCGCGCATCGTGACCGAGGTGGACTGGGAGAACGACGTAACCCTGGAAAGCCTGAAACAGTCGGTGCACGCCAAGCTGGATTGCGCAGACTGCCACACGCCCCGTGAGGGTGCTTCGCCCGAGGAGACGTACAAGGGCGTGGTGCAGTGCCGAGGCTGCCACGAAAAGTCCGAGGCGGTGTACGACGAGAGCGTCCACGGGAAATCGCGCTTGGCCGGCAAGGACGGCGCGGCGCGTTGCCAGGACTGCCACGGAGCGCACAACGTGTTCCCGGCCAAGGACTCGCGGTCCCTGGTCAACAAGCGGCGACTCCCGAACACCTGCGCTCGCTGCCACGACAACCCCATCTTCGCGGACAAGATGGGCCCCGAGGCGGACCCCAGGGCCGCGCGGCACTACGCCGAGAGCATTCACGGCGCGAAGCTGTTGGAGAAGGGCACGGTGGTCGCGCCTTCTTGTGTGGACTGCCATGGTGGGCACGACATCGCGGCGATCAAGGACCCGAAGTCGAAGGTCAGCGCTGCCAACATCGTGGGCACCTGTGGTGATTGCCACGAAGGCATCGTGCAGAAGTTCTCCAAGAGCGTGCACGGCAAGGCGCTGGCGAAAGGCGACGCCGACGCCCCGGTGTGCACCAGCTGTCACACCGCGCACAACATCGACTCCGCCAACGTCTCGTTCAAGCTGGCCAGCGACCAGCGTTGCGGCAAGTGCCACCAGGAGCGCTTCCAGCAGCACCTCGGGACCTACCACGGCCGCGCCCACGTGTTGGGCGGAGCCGAGGTGGCGGCCTGCTTCAATTGCCACGGCAGCCACGAGATCCTGTCGCAGAAGGATCCCGCGTCCATGGTGAGCCCCGAGCACAAGCTCGAGACCTGTCGCACCTGCCACGCCGACGCGCCGCCGAAGTTCGCGAGCTTCATGGCTCACGGTGACTCGAACGATCGGAAGAACTACGCGGCCTTGTACTGGACCGCGCGTCCGTTCCAAGGGCTCCTGTGGGGCGCCGTGGCGTTGTTTGCCCTGCACACCTTGGCCTGGAGCCTACGGTCGGGCATCGCGTTCCTCGCGTCGCCCAGGATGTACCTGGCGGAGCGCCGCCGCCGCCGGCAGCTGCGGGCGGCAGCGCACCCACAGCGCTTCCGCTTCGTGGATCGCTTCTGCCACGTGTTGCTCCTGGTGAGCTTCGTGATCCTGGTTTGCACGGGCATGCCTCTGAAGTTCCACGCAATGACCTGGGCCCAATGGTTCTTCGGTCTGCTGGGTGGAGCCGACGTGGCACGGGCTCTACACAAGCTGGGCGCCGGCATGACGCTGGCCTACGTGGTGATCCACCTCGCCAGCCTGATCGGTCCGGTGTGGCGCGAACGCGCGTCCTTCGCCGGGGCGAGCGGCCGCTTCTCCTTCCGGAAGCTCTTGGCCTACGTGTTCCGACCGGACTCCCCCATGCTCGGCCCTTCGGACTTCCGCGCGATGTGGAAGCACCTGCGCTGGTTCTTGGGTCGCGGTCCGGAGCCCACCTTCGGTCGCTTTGGCTACTGGGAGAAGCTCGACTACTTCGCAGTGGCGATCGGGATCGCAGTGATCGGCGCTACGGGACTCCTGACCTGGATGCCGGAGGTGTTCACCACCGTGCTGCCCGGTTGGTTCGTGAACGTGGCGCAGGGCGTGCACAGCGGTGAAGCCCTGATCGCGGCAGCGTTCCTGGTCATCGTGCACCTGTTCCACGTCCTACCCGGGAAAAGGAGCGAGGTGACCCGGCACGCCAAGAAGTCGGCGGCCAGTACGCGCCTTCCAGCGATGCTGAGCCACTGAGCCCGAGGCCTACGCTCGGGCACCGATGCGCGCCTTCGCCAGGGCGCGCATCGGCCTATTTGGGGAGCCTGTTTCGGCAAGCGAAACACAGCTCGGCGCTCTTCAGGTCCACCTCTTCCACGCCTCCTGCGGCGTACATCACGCACTTGGAGTCGTGGCAGTGCACCAGCCCGTGGCAATGGCCGAGCTCGTGCACGGCTTCCTTGAGCAACCGCGTGGCGAGAAGCTCGGGGTTCCTTGCCAGGCCATACCGCTGATCGTCCAGGCGAAAGGTGGAGATCACCGCAGCCCGGCCGCCCAAGTAGGCTTCGCCCAGCACGAAGGTGAACACAGGCATGAAAAGGTCCGAGCCCGTGACGCCCAGGACGAAGTCCGTGGTCGCGTGCTCCGCCAAGTTGGCAAGAACCTTGCGCGCGTCGTACTGCCGCCGAGCTTCCACGTAGCACGCCTTGGCGTCGCACACGTCTGGTAGCATCCTCACCCGCAGCGCGAAGGCTCGCTCCAGACGCAAGCCGAGCCAGGGCAAGAGCTCACGGCTGTCGGGTAGATCGAAGTGCACCAGCGACAGCTCCTTCACGAGCGATCCTCAGCGGCGCAGTCCGTACTTCTTGATCTTGTTGTAGAGCGTCACGCGGTCCACTTCCAAGAGCCGCGCGGCCTGACTGATGTTCCAGTCGGACTTGTCCAGCATGCGGAGCACGTGGGCGCGCTCCACGTCCGCGAGCGTTTCCCCCTGAGCCGCGGACGGTTCCGCGCGGTGCCCCAAGCGGAGTGCAGCCAGGTCCTGTGCCCTCAGCACGGGTGGCTCCGCCATGACCATCGCGCGCTCGATGGCGTTCTTGAGCTCGCGGATGTTTCCGGGCCAATCGTGCTTCTCGAGAACTGCTAGCGCTTCTGGGTCGATGTCTTGGATGTCCTTGTCCACCTTGGTCGCGAACGCCTTCACGAAGTGGCGCGCCAACAGCGGAATGTCGCCGTCGCGTTCGCGGAGCGGTGGCAGGTCGATGCGAAACACGTTGATGCGGAAGTAGAGGTCCTCGCGGAACGTCTTTTCTGCGACCAGCTCTTCCAGGTCTTGGTTGGTGGCGCACACCACGCGAAAATCCACGCTGATGGGGCGCGAGCCGCCGATGCGGGTGAACTCCTTGGAGTCCAGCACGCGCAAGAGCTCCACCTGAGTGCGCGGGCTGATGCTTCCGATCTCGTCCAAGAACAGAGTGCCGCCGTCCGCTTGCTCGAACTTGCCCTTGCGCCGGTACTGCGCCCCGGTAAAGGCACCCCGTTCGTGCCCGAACAGCTCGGTTTCCAGCAGGGTTTCCGGCAGCGCGCCGCAGTTCACGGGCACCAGCGGGAAGTAGCGGCGGATGCCACGGGAGTGAATGGCCCGCGCCACGAGCTCCTTGCCGGTGCCGCTCTCACCCCGGATCAACACCGTCACGTCCGTGTCCGTGAGGGACTCCACCAGGCTCATCACTCGCGCCATCTGCGGGCTCTGCGCCACGATCTCGCCCTGGTCGCTCAGGGCCGCGACTTGAGCGCGGAGCTTCGTGTTCTCCGTGGCCAAGCGCCGGGTCTGCAG
This region of Polyangiaceae bacterium genomic DNA includes:
- a CDS encoding sigma-54-dependent Fis family transcriptional regulator, with the translated sequence MSDDSQSILIVDDEFSVRDSLFHWFKKEGFRAGAAEDGKAALKELSAQPWDVVLLDIKMPGMDGIELLKRAKKVAPDTVYLMLTAHGTIETAVEALKTGAFDYLTKPVDPDELSRAVNKALQTRRLATENTKLRAQVAALSDQGEIVAQSPQMARVMSLVESLTDTDVTVLIRGESGTGKELVARAIHSRGIRRYFPLVPVNCGALPETLLETELFGHERGAFTGAQYRRKGKFEQADGGTLFLDEIGSISPRTQVELLRVLDSKEFTRIGGSRPISVDFRVVCATNQDLEELVAEKTFREDLYFRINVFRIDLPPLRERDGDIPLLARHFVKAFATKVDKDIQDIDPEALAVLEKHDWPGNIRELKNAIERAMVMAEPPVLRAQDLAALRLGHRAEPSAAQGETLADVERAHVLRMLDKSDWNISQAARLLEVDRVTLYNKIKKYGLRR
- a CDS encoding cytochrome c3 family protein, coding for MAKALRTSPCEWALVLLAVVATGCGSPAEGAPATQSKSRIVTEVDWENDVTLESLKQSVHAKLDCADCHTPREGASPEETYKGVVQCRGCHEKSEAVYDESVHGKSRLAGKDGAARCQDCHGAHNVFPAKDSRSLVNKRRLPNTCARCHDNPIFADKMGPEADPRAARHYAESIHGAKLLEKGTVVAPSCVDCHGGHDIAAIKDPKSKVSAANIVGTCGDCHEGIVQKFSKSVHGKALAKGDADAPVCTSCHTAHNIDSANVSFKLASDQRCGKCHQERFQQHLGTYHGRAHVLGGAEVAACFNCHGSHEILSQKDPASMVSPEHKLETCRTCHADAPPKFASFMAHGDSNDRKNYAALYWTARPFQGLLWGAVALFALHTLAWSLRSGIAFLASPRMYLAERRRRRQLRAAAHPQRFRFVDRFCHVLLLVSFVILVCTGMPLKFHAMTWAQWFFGLLGGADVARALHKLGAGMTLAYVVIHLASLIGPVWRERASFAGASGRFSFRKLLAYVFRPDSPMLGPSDFRAMWKHLRWFLGRGPEPTFGRFGYWEKLDYFAVAIGIAVIGATGLLTWMPEVFTTVLPGWFVNVAQGVHSGEALIAAAFLVIVHLFHVLPGKRSEVTRHAKKSAASTRLPAMLSH
- a CDS encoding archaemetzincin family Zn-dependent metalloprotease, with the translated sequence MKELSLVHFDLPDSRELLPWLGLRLERAFALRVRMLPDVCDAKACYVEARRQYDARKVLANLAEHATTDFVLGVTGSDLFMPVFTFVLGEAYLGGRAAVISTFRLDDQRYGLARNPELLATRLLKEAVHELGHCHGLVHCHDSKCVMYAAGGVEEVDLKSAELCFACRNRLPK
- a CDS encoding cytochrome b/b6 domain-containing protein, which codes for MTRSIPILLAMVLVSGVAQAASPDNAECLTCHDAKKRGVTGKAAVDMGAYGKSVHADVACVECHTDAKGDSCKKGLAKATCGGCHEKEQKQFAISAHGAAKTKGGAAAVSCSNCHGTHDTLKKTNPKSSVYPKNQPATCAECHEKKDGKKSGFHLDTYLQSAHWQGVAKDGLVVSATCVSCHGNHDMRGKADAKSTISRANVPNTCGKCHEGITEKYFTGVHGQALKRGSSDTPICTDCHGDHGIRDHEDPKSSVFATTVSKMTCPQCHKAEYINRKYGLPTGQVESYEKTFHGLADQFGDATVANCASCHGAHQILPPSDPRSSVNAANLPETCGKCHPGAGPNFAKGSAHEPAAKAAIGATAVNWVRWVYIGIIAVSLSGMFLHNALDYYATLRERYRANKGKKRYQRFTVGERIQHLVLVLTFGVLVFTGFALKYPDAFWVKPILNSQFGFLARGYAHRVAAVAFMVASLYHVYYLIVTSRGRSQLKAMIPGKKDAADAWHQIKYYLGLAEKPAFFERFTYAEKFEYLALIWGSIVMIVTGLILWFEEGALGWLPKWGWDIADIIHLYEAWLASMSILIWHLYHVAFKPSGHGVSMVMATGDMTEEEMKHEHPAELETLKASDAEQSEQDSEAHHGKGTSYQPV